DNA sequence from the Acipenser ruthenus chromosome 8, fAciRut3.2 maternal haplotype, whole genome shotgun sequence genome:
ATCATTTGCAATGGCCGTGGATTTATTTTTCGTTCTTCTTCGGTTTCTTTAAATTCCACACTGCATAGGCCTACTGCAGGAGTCAAACACAATTTTCTTCTAAAATAAAACTTAAGGTTTTGCGATATTCCcacctttaaaatatatattctatacCATTCCTCTCTACACGTCCAGAACATGGTTTAAATAAGAGATGTAGCAGATTGCCAGCCTGAGGATTTCAATTTTTGACAGCTTCTTGTCAGGGGGAAGGGTCGGCAGTAATTTTCTCAATTCTGCAAATGCCACGTTGAAAGCCTCCACGCGGATCCTCTCCCGCGTAGCGTGTGCCGAACGGTATTTGGCTGTGGCTCTTCGTCTCCTGCGCTTCTCTTCCCGGGTAAGGTTCTGTGTAGCAATCGTTCTGATCTTTCCCTCTCCATCTCCCGGGTCGTCTGAAATGCAGCCTACTTTCATATCATTTAGCACAGATTCAGCGTCAGACTGAGCCCACGGGTGGTCAGAGTCCGTCTGGTCAGGGCTTAGCATCATATTCAGCGCTTGAAGTAACAAATATAGCCTAGAAACAAAGCTGCAGGAAAAGGAAAATAAGAATACTGTTAATATAGCAATGGTGTACCACTTGcatgtaacataaaaaaataataattaaataaataaatagatacacgTTGCATATTGCATTACATTCCAGTGTTGAACACACACCAAGCTACATTTAGTTGTTAAACTAAGCGAATTTAAGTGTAATGTCTTTGCCTTCAGATAAAACTGTTGCAAATTAGTTTGGGGAAAGTTTTCAAATACCTACATACAGCAAAATAAATcagttacacattattttattcttCAATAGGATATACTGTAAAATGACGACACGTGCATTTAagacaaaaacagcaaacaacaggcaaaacaaacaaacaaaacattacatacaACATAAATTGTAACATGGCAATACTTTCAGACCTATATCAACTGTAAATGCTTACTAAAAGTACACAATAAAACCTGCCTCCTGTCTCCTTGATTTATCAAAAATTCACATAATACTAAGAAACTTTATTCTTGTGTAGGCTAGCAGCCTTTCATTTTCTTAAAGTAtgattgtatattatattaacaTTTTGGGTCTTTGTAATTTATCAAATATCTGGAAGCAAATAatacgattttttttttgttctgcttgAAAACGATTTTTACATTATGCCTGaatccatattcataaagcaccATCTGTcactttgaaaatataaaatccaCAAGGCTTTAGCGGGTGACAGTGTCCTCATCACCAAAATATATGTGTAGAAATTACAAagggtttttacatttttttttagaaccacAATCTATTAAAAAGAAGACACATAaaatacatcgatataaatattagaaatcaaaatatagtcCATTTTCAGTTCCGCCCAATGATCTTAACAAAATACAACCCAATCAGCGATTCATTTACCATCAAATGCATCGTCTACGTTAGATTGTACTATACTGAAGTTTTTTATTTTGGAGATGGGTCATTTTCTTTTCGTATTTGTTACCTTGTGAAAACAACGACATTGAAACGAATATAGTTCATAACgtgtataaataaatgaaaatgaatacgcaataataataataataataataataataataataataataatcaaatgtgCATTGCATAAATAAAGACAAACTTACCAAATGATTCTCTCTAAGGAACAGATTCAAGGTGGTTCTCGAAGTTCAATGGAAATCCCCACAATAATGCTTAAATCAAGACAAGGGGTTTCTTTGGtttcttttacaataaaacattgtttCCAGTTCTTGGCATGGTCTTCTCCCTGTctctaataattaaataataaattaacttaaaaagtcaacaaaattaaaataatgccTTAAAAttagccagagagagagagagagagagagagagagagagagagagagagagagagagagagagagagagagagagagagagagagagagagaattttaaATCTCTTGTTGACTTTGTGATAAGATCTGGCGAAAGTGATGTTCTTCCTCTTCTAATTCCACTGGAAACAATAGAGATGGTTGTGTGGTGAAAGTGGAGAGATTTCCTCTTTTCTGATAATACAAGATAAGATTCAGAATCAGAGAACATCTACTGGAAACGTAGAAATCCTCTCCGGTCCTGTCAGTCTCAGTTTGCAGATGACAACAGATAAGATTAAAATGATGCCCCTAATGAAGCCCAGCCGGAGTGACGCCGCAGCTGAATAATTGTGTGGCTGTGTATTGTCTCTCTCTCCTGGCACCAATAGAGTGAGCCTGGAGATGGTGTAACTGATAAGACCTGGGAAGGGGACGGAATTTGTAATAAATTGCTATTTAATGAGAAATCCTATTGGGTAGTAGGCCTGGCCCGAGTCACTTAATTGGCCATGACATCTGTCAGGGTGTGGGAGTTTTCTCAGCCCCAAACATTTCTACAGATCATCATTCCAACAGAATGTGTCTCAAATATTACCGTCAGGTAGGACGTTCTAAGACGTTCTAAGTAGAGGATGAAAATGTTTAGTTGGCTGtttttattgttacatacaaACAAATTGCACTCGTTCAAGTCAATGATCATTCGGAAAGTCCTGAAATAATTACCAACCGAAATGCAGTTTATCTCAACATTTATCATAAAatcttcttttttcattttatatccAATTGCATGGATAAacgactacaactactactactacgactacactTATATACAAGCATTTACATTTATGCAGAGTCAATAGTTTTACTTCAATTGGAAATTGGAATAGTTTTGAGATTAGATCATATTTAAGATTGAACCCAGGTAACCCATGATTCAGTTTGTAGAATTAGCAGTTTCCCTAAATTAGTTCCTGTtacaactttttaaaaacatgtctatagctttttttaaaaaaaaaaacattattgctgacaaatatcatttttaaaaacacaaattacacattttaacatacacaagaaacaccccccccccccccccccccaaaaaaaacaaactataattATAATAGGTACACATTAAAAATGcaataccgttttttttttttttgtttgttttttttttttttaggaaaaagtGTGTATAAAAGGTTTATTGAGCGTTGTAAAATGTTCATGGTTGGTCATTAGAAACTGGTATCACTCACAATTGTTTCTCAGCGTTGCATTTATAATAGGGGCGCGTGCTATTCATTATACTGCCGTTCATTTCCAATAGAACAGTTTCAGTATTCATTATTTAGATGGAGATTTTGATTTCTTAAGAGTGAAGTTTGCTTTTCACGTCAGCAGGTGGAACTCTTTGAAGTAAAATAGCTCGGCTATATAGGGCTGTATGTATAAGGATattgacaaaataaaatacaaaacaaaacaaaacaaaaacctcttGTGTTCAATGCGTTGGTGTATCTAGAACTGAACAATAACATGTACTCTTAAATTTACGCATGGTCTACAGGAGTTAGGATtaactttttatattttgttttgggAACTCCATCATGTAATATTActctgttaaaaaaatacaataatataatatagaaaGACAATCTGACAATCGAGCAAAAAAGGTTGGTgctctgtttaaaaaacaaacaaaccaaaaaaccaTTATTTTTCATACTGATAACAGTTAAGGTAGCCTACTACAAAATCTCACAGCAAACTGTTTAACATACGATTAGTGCAGACCACAGAATTAAACGGGACATGTTAAATAACTAGATTATAACAGCCGCCTTGCCAAGAAAACAGCAAGTTGTTATTTTGGGTCTTTTTTTGAACGAAAGTGATACGGTTTTGAAtggtaaaatataatttactccAATTTTACAACTGACAATTGACTACACATCAGTCTCGGTGTATTGGAGACTgggtggtccggtggttaaagaagaGGGCTTTTAGGAGGCCCCCCGTTTAAATCCCGACTCACTCACTGACtcgtgaccttgagcaagtcacttaacctcgttgtgctccgtctttcgggtgagacgttgttgtaagtgactgcagctgatggatagttcacgcaccctagcctctgtaagtcacattggataaaggcgtctactgaacaaactaataataataataataataataataataataataataataataataataataataataataataataattgggggaagtggtttggagaaaaaaaaaaaaaacgtgcacaaCAAGTTGCTGTTTGTTCACTCCTTAACCACACCCATTCTGGATATTTCGTATTTAGTTGACTCTATGTGAACTTTTCAGCAACTCCCCGCTGTTTTTAAGGTTGGTCAACTTCGGGGAAGCTAGTACTCGGAGGTTTGAGGGAACTTAAGAGCGGCGAGTTTCAGTACCACCCTGCAGAAACTACATTTGATAGACTTGTCCCCTGTGTACAACGACTTCAGGCACCCAGCATGATGTCACTATACCACCAAAGTAGTCTTTTCTAGattatatttctctctctctctctctctctctctctctctctctctctctctctctctctctctctctctctctatcctcagAGCAAAAAGCAAGAATGACTAGAGTAGAAAGCTCCAGCTGCATTTGCTGCAAACCATGTTAGCCACGATTTAGGTAAGTAAAACATgaacgtttctgtaatatcattatAAAATCTTATGTCTTTGTAAATACCTTTTTAAAGCAATGCACCTTTCATTAAGAGCACCATTCTCCTGATGTGTGACATCCAAAATACTAGCAAAGTCCCcacttaattaccataaaatgacactcACTGTCACAGCACTGTGAAGTTTGTTATACAAACATCAACAGAAGAAAAGGACCAGCGATAACAGTGCTGATGAAATGGAAGACAAGTG
Encoded proteins:
- the LOC117406424 gene encoding helix-loop-helix protein 2; amino-acid sequence: MMLSPDQTDSDHPWAQSDAESVLNDMKVGCISDDPGDGEGKIRTIATQNLTREEKRRRRRATAKYRSAHATRERIRVEAFNVAFAELRKLLPTLPPDKKLSKIEILRLAICYISYLNHVLDV